The proteins below come from a single Salinilacihabitans rarus genomic window:
- a CDS encoding HAD family hydrolase, translated as MSPRAICFDLDHTLCEPTRSRGEVLDRAFSRAGVDPFCGPADFRNLVPQLPTAGSDREFYTYLFEAAADRAGADAAVAPALADAYLETVDPTAVRFCDGARAALDRAREVGPVGLITNGGRETQTKKLETLDIADAFDVTVFTDPADGVHPKPDPAPFERALSGLGVDPTRTVHVGDSLHADVAGANAMGMHSAWIDRGHGPRSDHEPTYELTSLAEFETIV; from the coding sequence GTGTCCCCGCGCGCGATCTGTTTCGATCTCGACCACACCCTCTGTGAGCCGACCCGCTCCCGCGGCGAGGTGCTCGACCGGGCGTTCTCCCGTGCCGGCGTCGACCCCTTCTGTGGCCCCGCCGACTTCCGGAACCTCGTCCCCCAGTTGCCGACCGCGGGCTCCGACCGCGAGTTCTACACGTACCTCTTCGAGGCGGCGGCCGACCGGGCCGGCGCCGACGCCGCCGTCGCCCCGGCCCTCGCCGACGCCTACCTCGAAACCGTCGACCCGACCGCGGTCCGCTTTTGCGACGGCGCGCGGGCGGCCCTCGACCGCGCCCGCGAGGTCGGGCCCGTCGGCCTCATCACCAACGGCGGCCGGGAGACCCAGACGAAGAAACTCGAGACGCTCGACATCGCCGACGCCTTCGACGTGACCGTCTTCACCGACCCCGCCGACGGCGTCCACCCGAAGCCCGATCCGGCGCCGTTCGAACGCGCGCTGTCGGGGCTGGGCGTCGACCCCACGCGGACGGTCCACGTCGGCGACTCGCTGCACGCCGACGTCGCCGGCGCGAACGCGATGGGGATGCACTCGGCGTGGATCGACCGCGGCCACGGCCCGCGAAGCGACCACGAACCCACCTACGAACTGACGTCGCTCGCGGAGTTCGAGACGATCGTCTGA
- a CDS encoding DUF6293 family protein, giving the protein MDVVRRVHVVPLGCEYDRILEPVRDQRADLVYLLEDEAGETPTYREDLRADLESVVPEVRTRRCDLGDVYAVLGEVTTLAARHADDRVYVNVSGAGTIPAIGATIACMDVSTDATAYYVEPEGYAHDGTAEPATSGAADVAELPSYPIDSPTADQVAIMGFLAEPAAWDGFADGRTAPPKKSDLIEFARDEELSFVADRTPPADRPSGEDKGAFRVLDAHVLDPLTEDGYVTVESIGRRRVVELTERGENAYRAFRHKLEYGET; this is encoded by the coding sequence ATGGACGTCGTTCGACGGGTACACGTCGTCCCTCTCGGCTGCGAGTACGACCGGATCCTCGAACCGGTCAGGGACCAGCGCGCCGACCTCGTCTACCTCCTCGAGGACGAGGCGGGCGAGACGCCGACCTACCGCGAGGACCTCCGCGCGGACCTGGAGTCGGTCGTCCCCGAGGTCCGGACGCGCCGGTGTGACCTCGGTGACGTCTACGCGGTGCTCGGCGAGGTGACGACCCTCGCCGCGCGCCACGCCGACGACCGGGTCTACGTCAACGTCTCCGGCGCCGGGACGATCCCCGCCATCGGCGCGACGATCGCCTGTATGGACGTCTCGACCGACGCCACCGCCTACTACGTCGAGCCGGAGGGGTACGCCCACGACGGGACGGCCGAACCCGCCACCAGCGGCGCCGCCGACGTCGCGGAACTGCCCAGCTACCCGATCGACTCGCCGACGGCCGATCAGGTCGCGATCATGGGCTTTCTCGCGGAGCCGGCGGCGTGGGACGGCTTCGCCGACGGACGGACGGCGCCGCCGAAGAAGTCGGACCTCATCGAGTTCGCCCGGGACGAGGAACTGTCGTTCGTCGCCGACCGGACGCCGCCGGCGGACCGGCCCAGCGGCGAGGACAAGGGCGCGTTTCGCGTCCTCGACGCGCACGTTCTCGACCCGCTGACGGAGGACGGCTACGTCACCGTCGAGTCGATCGGTCGTCGCCGCGTCGTCGAACTGACCGAGCGGGGCGAGAACGCCTACCGGGCGTTCAGGCACAAACTGGAGTACGGCGAGACGTGA
- a CDS encoding 3-dehydroquinate synthase II has translation MTRAVWIKADGDVGDWDARRARITAALEAGADWVLVDETDVERVRELGEIGVAAFRTDGDVTLIDDAEGEVGPRPDAVVVGKGGEGDGTIDLPDDYSGSADLSALRRDDDVDRGVYVRILGTEYEAFAEAAAAEADHTIVVGEDWTIIPLENLIARIGEETDLVAGVTSAEEAKTAFETLEIGADAVLLDSDDPDEIRRTVEVRDEVARETLDLEYAEVLDVERVGSADRVCVDTANLMEHDEGMLVGSMARGLVFVHAETAESPYVASRPFRVNAGAVHAYVRTPDGGTKYLSELQSGDEVQVVDLDGNTREAIVGRVKIEKRPMFRIALETRDGDHVETLLQNAETIKVATGDGRTAVTDLEAGDELLLYYEDTARHFGEAVEESIIEK, from the coding sequence ATGACGAGAGCTGTCTGGATCAAAGCCGACGGGGACGTCGGCGACTGGGACGCCCGGCGGGCGCGGATCACGGCCGCGCTCGAAGCGGGCGCCGACTGGGTGCTGGTCGACGAGACGGACGTCGAGCGCGTCCGCGAACTGGGCGAGATCGGCGTCGCCGCGTTCCGGACCGACGGCGACGTGACGCTGATCGACGACGCGGAGGGCGAGGTCGGTCCGCGGCCGGACGCCGTCGTCGTCGGCAAGGGCGGCGAGGGCGACGGCACGATCGACCTCCCCGACGACTACTCGGGGTCGGCCGACCTCTCGGCGCTGCGCCGGGACGACGACGTCGACCGCGGCGTGTACGTCCGCATCCTCGGAACGGAGTACGAGGCGTTCGCCGAGGCCGCCGCGGCCGAGGCCGACCACACCATCGTCGTCGGCGAGGACTGGACGATCATCCCGCTGGAGAACCTCATCGCTCGCATCGGCGAGGAGACCGACCTCGTCGCGGGCGTCACGAGCGCCGAGGAGGCGAAGACGGCGTTCGAGACGCTCGAGATCGGCGCCGACGCCGTCCTGCTCGATTCGGACGACCCCGACGAGATCCGCCGCACCGTCGAGGTCCGCGACGAGGTCGCCCGCGAGACGCTCGACCTCGAGTACGCGGAGGTGCTGGACGTCGAACGCGTCGGCTCCGCCGACCGCGTCTGCGTCGACACCGCCAACCTGATGGAACACGACGAGGGGATGCTCGTCGGCTCGATGGCCCGCGGACTGGTGTTCGTCCACGCCGAGACCGCCGAGTCGCCGTACGTCGCCTCCCGCCCGTTCCGGGTCAACGCCGGGGCCGTCCACGCCTACGTCCGCACGCCCGACGGCGGCACGAAGTACCTCTCGGAACTCCAGAGCGGCGACGAGGTGCAGGTCGTCGACCTCGACGGGAACACCCGGGAGGCCATCGTCGGCCGCGTGAAGATCGAGAAGCGGCCGATGTTCCGGATCGCCCTCGAAACGCGCGACGGCGACCACGTCGAGACCCTCCTCCAGAACGCCGAGACGATCAAGGTCGCCACGGGCGACGGACGGACGGCGGTGACCGACCTCGAGGCGGGCGACGAACTCCTGCTCTACTACGAGGACACCGCGCGACACTTCGGCGAGGCCGTCGAGGAGAGCATCATCGAGAAGTGA
- a CDS encoding multicopper oxidase family protein, with product MFDLSRRRLLQTGVAVGAGGLLSSSVAADGEHSDGDMDMDMPSYEEHSSPELDKYEHEVPIPAERTPDGKRRGATYHEIPVEETTHSFHPDLPDTTIWGYDGQFPGPVLSARKGERLAVEFDNSGLPDEHLFKVDTSIHGTTSENYVDYDGPVPEVRRVTHFHGLKVDPANDGQADMWSSPDGVTGPRHAGPVQELPNRQDRLTTMYHDHARGISRLNNYAGLVGPYRIKSGREQMLNLPDGEYDVPLVLADRSFLDDGELYYPGMFMANVAGDVATVNGAAWPYMEVEPRTYRFHIVNVSNGRTYDLSLVEGEPEDDGDHHGGHHGDLPALHQISAGHGFLEDVVTISPHGDMDSLVLAPFERAEVVVDFSEYAGETFTVTNDATFPYEGGTGHDDHDDDGGMDHGDDDGGMHMDMDHPEIGEIMQFRVVDEVSEPDTSADPSELRLPNRGGPDPDAAVETRQVTMHMGMDDNMNMIHTLDEERWGDPIEFKPQLGSTEIWELKNDDDHTHPIHLHLVEFEVIEREMHAADHEPEGPLPNERGGVDIVRVNPGETVRIAVKFDGYTGKFPYHCHILEHEEHEMMRPFEVVAGPDDSDDDGHPGRGRGQIPGLPLDLPWGN from the coding sequence ATGTTCGACCTGTCGAGGCGTCGGCTGTTGCAGACCGGTGTGGCGGTGGGCGCCGGCGGGCTGCTCTCGTCGAGTGTGGCGGCTGACGGGGAGCACTCGGACGGGGACATGGACATGGACATGCCCTCCTACGAGGAGCACTCCTCGCCGGAACTCGACAAGTACGAACACGAGGTGCCGATTCCGGCGGAGCGAACCCCCGACGGGAAGCGCCGCGGCGCCACCTACCACGAGATTCCGGTCGAGGAGACGACACACAGCTTCCACCCGGACCTCCCGGACACGACGATCTGGGGCTACGACGGCCAGTTCCCGGGTCCGGTCCTCTCGGCGCGCAAGGGCGAGCGCCTCGCCGTCGAGTTCGACAACAGCGGCCTGCCCGACGAGCACCTGTTCAAGGTGGACACGAGCATCCACGGGACCACGTCCGAGAACTACGTCGACTACGACGGGCCCGTCCCGGAAGTCCGGCGTGTCACCCACTTCCACGGGCTCAAGGTCGACCCGGCGAACGACGGGCAGGCCGACATGTGGAGTTCCCCCGACGGGGTCACCGGGCCGCGACATGCCGGCCCCGTGCAGGAACTCCCGAACCGTCAGGACCGGCTGACGACGATGTACCACGACCACGCCCGCGGCATCTCCCGGCTCAACAACTACGCCGGGCTGGTCGGCCCCTACCGGATCAAGAGCGGACGGGAGCAGATGCTGAACCTGCCCGACGGCGAGTACGACGTCCCGCTCGTCCTCGCGGACCGCTCGTTCCTGGACGACGGGGAGCTCTACTACCCCGGCATGTTCATGGCGAACGTCGCCGGCGACGTCGCCACCGTCAACGGCGCCGCGTGGCCGTACATGGAGGTCGAACCGCGCACGTACCGGTTCCACATCGTCAACGTCTCGAACGGCCGGACCTACGACCTCTCGCTCGTCGAGGGCGAACCGGAGGACGACGGCGACCACCACGGCGGCCACCACGGCGACTTGCCGGCGCTCCACCAGATCTCGGCCGGCCACGGGTTCCTGGAGGACGTCGTGACCATCAGCCCGCACGGGGACATGGACTCGCTGGTGCTTGCGCCGTTCGAGCGCGCCGAGGTCGTCGTCGACTTCTCCGAGTACGCCGGCGAGACTTTCACCGTGACCAACGACGCCACGTTCCCCTACGAGGGCGGCACCGGTCACGACGACCACGACGACGACGGTGGCATGGACCACGGGGACGACGACGGTGGCATGCACATGGACATGGACCATCCCGAGATCGGCGAGATCATGCAGTTCCGGGTCGTCGACGAGGTCAGCGAGCCCGACACCAGCGCGGACCCGTCGGAACTGCGGCTCCCGAACCGCGGCGGGCCCGACCCCGACGCCGCCGTCGAGACCCGACAGGTCACCATGCACATGGGCATGGACGACAACATGAACATGATCCACACGCTCGACGAGGAGCGCTGGGGTGACCCGATCGAGTTCAAGCCGCAACTCGGCTCGACGGAGATCTGGGAACTCAAAAACGACGACGACCACACCCACCCGATCCACCTGCACCTCGTCGAGTTCGAGGTCATCGAACGCGAGATGCACGCCGCGGACCACGAACCCGAGGGACCGCTGCCGAACGAGCGCGGCGGCGTGGACATCGTCAGGGTCAATCCCGGCGAGACCGTCCGCATCGCCGTGAAGTTCGACGGGTACACCGGCAAGTTCCCGTACCACTGTCACATCCTCGAACACGAGGAACACGAGATGATGCGTCCCTTCGAGGTCGTCGCGGGTCCCGACGACTCGGACGACGACGGCCATCCGGGTCGCGGACGCGGTCAGATCCCCGGCCTACCCCTGGACCTGCCGTGGGGTAACTGA
- a CDS encoding zinc ribbon domain-containing protein produces the protein MRWIRALAAGGLSVLVPGAGHALLRDWVRALLFAGLYVSAVAVFLPTEGIAAADSMAAAMDVVSEETTSIDRFALSFLVLFAAIDASFRALELTPGTRRSTDGPTCPNCGREVDEELDFCHWCTTRLEPVEEETIG, from the coding sequence ATGAGGTGGATTCGCGCGCTCGCCGCCGGCGGGCTGTCGGTGCTCGTCCCCGGCGCGGGACACGCCCTGCTGCGCGACTGGGTGCGCGCCCTGCTGTTCGCCGGACTGTACGTCTCCGCGGTCGCCGTCTTCCTGCCGACCGAGGGGATCGCCGCCGCCGACTCGATGGCGGCGGCGATGGACGTCGTCTCCGAGGAGACCACGTCGATCGACCGGTTCGCGCTCTCGTTTCTCGTCCTCTTCGCCGCGATCGACGCCTCCTTCCGGGCGCTCGAACTGACCCCCGGCACGCGGCGCTCGACCGACGGGCCGACCTGTCCCAACTGCGGCCGCGAGGTCGACGAGGAACTCGACTTCTGTCACTGGTGTACGACCCGGCTGGAACCCGTCGAGGAGGAGACGATCGGCTGA
- a CDS encoding type I 3-dehydroquinate dehydratase has protein sequence MEFDSFRLAASTADLADEPRAREHADCVEFRMDLADDPLAALDAYDGALPILATNRAAWEGGAGRSVADDSSGRRPRDGAADDEDRLATLAEATRLDAVEAIDVELASIRDGDADEALAAARDRDVAVVASVHDFEGTPPRPELVRTLTEAGTHADVAKLAVTAETRAETLALLSATEQLTAHGETVATMAMGEVGRHTRAVAPVYGSKLGYAPVDPAEATAPGQYDLETLSTLIDRLSPAKREY, from the coding sequence ATGGAGTTCGACTCGTTTCGCCTCGCCGCGTCGACGGCCGACCTCGCGGACGAACCGCGCGCCCGCGAGCACGCCGACTGCGTCGAGTTCCGGATGGACCTCGCTGACGACCCGCTCGCGGCGCTCGACGCGTACGACGGCGCGTTGCCGATCCTCGCGACGAACCGCGCGGCGTGGGAAGGGGGCGCGGGACGGAGCGTCGCGGACGATTCGAGCGGCCGACGGCCGCGAGACGGCGCGGCCGACGACGAGGATCGGCTCGCGACGCTCGCCGAGGCGACCCGCCTCGACGCCGTCGAGGCGATCGACGTCGAACTCGCCTCGATCCGCGACGGCGACGCCGACGAGGCCCTCGCCGCGGCCCGCGACCGGGACGTGGCGGTCGTCGCGTCGGTCCACGACTTCGAGGGGACGCCGCCCCGTCCGGAACTCGTGCGAACGCTGACGGAGGCGGGAACGCACGCGGACGTGGCGAAACTGGCCGTCACCGCGGAGACGCGGGCGGAGACGCTCGCGTTGCTGTCGGCGACCGAGCAACTGACGGCCCACGGCGAGACGGTGGCGACGATGGCGATGGGCGAGGTCGGCCGGCACACGCGCGCGGTGGCGCCCGTCTACGGCTCGAAGCTCGGCTACGCGCCCGTCGATCCCGCCGAGGCGACCGCGCCGGGCCAGTACGACCTCGAGACGCTGTCGACGCTGATCGATCGCCTCTCGCCGGCAAAGCGAGAGTATTAA
- a CDS encoding transcription initiation factor IIB — protein sequence MTNAPSTRVRRNERANEKTEEDEGSDLACPECGGHLVSDDEHGETVCDDCGLVVDEKSVDRGPEWRAFDAAEKNKKSRVGAPTTNTMHDKGLSTNIDWRNKDAYGNSLGSRQREKMQRLRKWNERFRTRDSKERNLKQALGEIDRMASALGLPNNVRETASVIYRRALNEDLLPGRSIEGVSTSCVYAAARQAGVPRSLDEIADVSRVEKNEIARTYRYVVRELGLEVQPADPESYVPRFASGLELSDEAEHRARSLLRNAKEKGVHSGKSPVGLAAAAVYAAALLTNEKTTQAAVSEVADISEVTIRNRYHELLEAEENLGLA from the coding sequence ATGACGAACGCACCATCCACCAGAGTACGACGTAACGAACGAGCGAACGAGAAAACCGAGGAGGACGAGGGGAGCGACCTCGCCTGCCCGGAGTGTGGGGGCCATCTGGTCTCCGACGACGAACACGGCGAGACCGTCTGTGACGACTGCGGACTGGTCGTCGACGAGAAGTCCGTCGACCGCGGGCCGGAGTGGCGCGCGTTCGACGCCGCCGAGAAGAACAAGAAGTCCCGCGTCGGCGCCCCGACGACGAACACGATGCACGACAAGGGGCTGTCGACCAACATCGACTGGCGCAACAAGGACGCCTACGGCAACTCCCTCGGATCCCGCCAGCGCGAGAAGATGCAGCGCCTGCGCAAGTGGAACGAGCGCTTCCGCACCCGCGACAGCAAGGAGCGCAACCTCAAGCAGGCGCTGGGCGAGATCGACCGCATGGCCAGCGCGCTCGGCCTGCCGAACAACGTCCGCGAGACCGCCAGCGTCATCTACCGCCGGGCGCTCAACGAGGACCTCCTGCCGGGGCGGTCGATCGAGGGCGTCTCCACCTCCTGTGTCTACGCCGCCGCCCGCCAGGCCGGCGTCCCGCGTAGCCTCGACGAGATCGCGGACGTGAGCCGCGTCGAGAAAAACGAGATCGCGCGTACCTACCGGTACGTGGTGCGAGAGCTAGGTCTGGAAGTCCAGCCAGCCGACCCCGAGAGCTACGTCCCCCGCTTTGCCTCGGGGCTCGAACTCTCCGACGAGGCCGAACACCGCGCGCGCTCGCTGCTGCGCAACGCCAAGGAGAAGGGCGTCCACTCGGGGAAGTCGCCGGTCGGGCTGGCGGCCGCGGCCGTCTACGCCGCCGCCCTGCTGACCAACGAGAAGACCACGCAGGCCGCCGTCAGCGAGGTCGCCGACATCTCCGAGGTCACCATCCGCAACCGCTACCACGAACTGCTCGAAGCCGAGGAGAACCTCGGCCTGGCGTAA
- the yjjX gene encoding inosine/xanthosine triphosphatase — MDVAVGSENPVKVAAVERAFERFDPAVTAVGVDSGVPEQPRSVAETVAGAETRAARALAAAEADLGVGLEGGVARFEGAPGLHLIMWAAVTDGERVGRGGGPSLRLPDRVAARIEAGEELGPVMDDLLGTEDVARNEGAAGALTAGLTDREAALREAVACALGPFVTNHYG, encoded by the coding sequence ATGGACGTCGCAGTCGGGAGCGAGAACCCGGTCAAGGTGGCGGCGGTCGAACGGGCGTTCGAGCGGTTCGATCCGGCGGTGACGGCCGTCGGCGTCGACTCGGGCGTCCCCGAACAGCCGCGGTCGGTCGCCGAGACGGTCGCCGGCGCGGAGACCCGCGCGGCCCGCGCGCTGGCGGCGGCGGAGGCGGACCTCGGCGTCGGCCTCGAGGGCGGCGTCGCCCGGTTCGAGGGCGCGCCCGGCCTCCACCTGATCATGTGGGCCGCCGTCACCGACGGCGAGCGCGTCGGCCGCGGCGGCGGGCCGAGTCTCCGCCTGCCCGACCGGGTCGCCGCGCGGATCGAGGCCGGCGAGGAACTCGGCCCCGTGATGGACGACCTGCTCGGGACCGAGGACGTCGCCCGGAACGAGGGCGCCGCCGGCGCGCTCACCGCCGGCCTGACCGACCGCGAGGCCGCGCTCCGGGAGGCCGTCGCCTGCGCGCTCGGCCCCTTCGTGACGAACCACTACGGGTAG
- a CDS encoding DUF7123 family protein, with translation MSSAMAPDLTSKQRRILQYLRENAATKTYFKSRLIAEELGMTAKEVGSNIAALQQGDVDVEIEKWGYSSSTTWKVSV, from the coding sequence ATGAGTTCCGCAATGGCCCCCGACCTCACGAGCAAACAGCGCCGGATCCTCCAGTACCTCCGGGAGAACGCCGCGACGAAGACCTACTTCAAGTCGCGGCTCATCGCCGAGGAACTGGGAATGACGGCCAAGGAGGTCGGCTCGAACATCGCCGCCCTGCAACAGGGCGACGTCGACGTCGAGATCGAGAAGTGGGGCTACTCGTCGAGTACGACCTGGAAGGTCAGCGTCTGA
- a CDS encoding winged helix-turn-helix transcriptional regulator has translation MEPSEGVDEKKRATLRRFAALGAAAPLAGLSEPAAADAGGSEARDAIAGYLSATPGAHFSKIRDDLQLGTGETQHHLRRLEELGVVERYRDGDYKRFVPAGRFDDFEKHALGYLRRATPRGMLIELLANPDATASDLAESLDVSAPTVSKYAGELEAAGLLAREDGYAVERPETVLLLLVRYADSFDDRATELARNADALLSYEN, from the coding sequence TCTGCGCCGATTCGCCGCCCTCGGCGCGGCCGCACCGCTTGCGGGCCTCTCCGAGCCCGCCGCCGCCGACGCCGGCGGGAGCGAAGCCCGCGACGCCATCGCCGGCTACCTCTCGGCAACGCCCGGCGCCCACTTTTCGAAGATTCGAGACGACCTCCAGCTCGGCACCGGCGAGACCCAACACCACCTTCGCCGCCTCGAGGAACTCGGGGTCGTCGAGCGCTACCGCGACGGCGACTACAAGCGGTTCGTCCCCGCCGGCCGGTTCGACGACTTCGAGAAGCACGCGCTGGGGTACCTCCGCCGGGCTACGCCCCGCGGGATGCTGATCGAACTGCTCGCGAACCCGGACGCGACCGCCAGCGACCTCGCCGAGTCCCTCGACGTCTCCGCGCCGACGGTGAGCAAGTACGCCGGCGAACTCGAAGCCGCCGGCCTGCTCGCCCGCGAGGACGGCTACGCGGTCGAGCGTCCAGAGACCGTCCTCCTGTTGCTCGTCCGGTACGCCGACTCGTTCGACGACCGGGCGACGGAACTCGCCCGAAACGCCGACGCGCTGCTCAGCTACGAGAACTGA